The genome window TCCATTGACCTTCATGATCTGGTGCAGATTGTGATAGCCGCCGGCGCCCGTGACGAGGAACAGGGTCTTGCCGCCGTCGCCGTTGGCCCGCGTCAGCCGTTGGTAGTTGTGCACGTGGCCGGCAAGGATGGCGTCCGGATGGCGGCCCGCTTCGGCGGACGCTTGCGCGACGAGGTCTTTCATGTAGGTGCTGCCAGAGTGGTGGTCGTCGGCCGAGTAGATCGGATGGTGCAGGGCCAGCAGCAAGGGCAGTTCGCGCGGCAGGGTAGACAGCTCCGACACCAGCCATTCCTTCTGCGGCGCGCGGATCTCGCCGCCGGCGGGTACATTGCTGTAGAGCCCGACGATACTGGCTTGCGGCGTGAGCAGGGTCCAGTACACATTCGGCTGCACCATGGCCGTGCGGTGGGAGTCGCCCGATTCCGGCATCTTGACGGGCTGGGGCGCACAAAAATTGCGCACGAAGCCGTCGAGGGTCTGGTCGTCCGGCAGGTTGTCGCCGTCGTGGTTGCCAGGTACGGCAAACACGGGCGCCAGGTAGAATTCATAGGGCTGGTAAAACTGTTTGTAGTATTCGCTGACCTGGCCGTTGAAGTAGACGCAGTCGCCCGTGACATACAGGAAGGCCGGCGGCTCACTGGCGTCGGCCTGGAAATCGTTCTCCATGCCCTTTGCCACCAGTTCCTGCGGCACCGCATACTCGATGCCTCCCATGTCGCCATTCAGGTGGAAGACGAGTTTGCGGTTCCTGACGATGGCCTCGTAGACAGCGGGCGCCACGACATCCTTGAGGTCGAGGCGGAAGGGCGCGCTGCCCGTCGGCGGCGGCAGGTCGCGAAACGCCGTGTTGCGGGGCGGCGCCTGGTGCAGCGACGCCGCTCTCCCTGCTTGCGGCCGCGCCAGGCCAAAGACATGGGCATTGCTGCCAGAGACGAGATCTGCCATGACGGACTCCTTGCGCCGGCTTGCCTGTGCGCCGGCCAGACTGTCAGTGTAGTCCGGGCAGGAGCGCGATGCCGCTGCGCGTGGCAGCCGGTTCGATCTACATCAATAAGCGGTGTGCCGCAAGGAATGGATTTCTATCTGGCAATATTTCCGTTGACGTTACTAAATAGATATGTGATGCTGCACTTCCGCTCCGTCCAGCAGAGAGAGTCATCTTGCATACACGTTTCCCGTCGGCCCTGCTCATCCTGGCGCTCGGCGCCGCCCTTGCGCCGGACGCCCTGGCCGCCACTGCCGCGCCCGCCAACGGGCGGCAGGCCAGCCGCGCGGAGCGGGATATTGCCGCCTTCGTGCAGGACGAAATGCGCGAACGCCGGATACCGGGCCTGCAAATCGCGGTCATCCGGCATGGCAAGGTGGTGCTGTCGCGCAATTTCGGCCTGGCCAGCCTGCAATACCAGGTGCCGGTGACGGACGCGAGCCTGTTTTCCATCAATTCGGCAACGAAAGCGTTTACGGGCGTGGCCGTGATGCAACTGGTGCAGCAGGGCAAGATCGACCTGGCGGCGCCCATCGGCCAGTACCTGGCGGGCCTGCCTTCAGCCTGGCAAGCCGTGACGGTGACGCAATTGCTCAACCATACATCGGGCTTGCCCGATGTGCTGGACCAGCGCAGCGGCAAGCTGGTGGGGCCGCAGCCCGATGACGCCGACGCGGCGTGGACAGCCGTGCGGGCGTTGCCCGTGGAAGCCGCGCCAGGCCAGCGCTTCCGCTACAACCAGACCAACTACGTGTTGCTGGCGCAATTGATCGAACGGCAGGGCGGCCAGCCTTTTACCAATTTCATCCAGCGCCGGCAGTTCGACGTGGCCGGCATGCCGCATAGCGGCTTCGGCGACGCGAAGGACGTGGTCGTGGGCAAGGCCAGTTCCTACGTGCTGGAGCGGGGCGGCAATGCTTACCGCAACGTGATCGAGGATTTCCCCGTGTTCATGCGCGCGGGGGCCTGCATCAACAGCAATGCGGGCGAACTGGCGAACTGGCTCATCGCGCTGCGGTCGGGGCGCTGCGGTCGGGGCGCTTGCTGGCGCCCGCCAGCGTGGAGCGGCTGTGGCAGCCGACCAGCCTGAATGACGGCAAGCCGGCGCCGTGGACGCTGGGCTGGCCCAGCATCGGCCGCGGTGATCACCGTGCCGTGGCCGGCATCGGCGGCGCCCGCTCGGCCTTTTATGTGTATCCGGACGATGGCCTGGCCATCATTATCCTCAGCAACCTGGCCGGTGGCCAGCCGGAACAGCTGATCGATACCGTCGCCGGCTTTTACCTTCCCGCCCTGCGCCAGCAGCGCGGCGGGGCGTATGCCGCGCATTTATTGCGCAACAAAGCGGCCAGCACAGGCTTTGAAGGGCTGGAGCAGAAACTGGCGGCCATCCGGCGCCAGCACGGGCTGTAGGTGCCCACGGAAGACGACTTGAATGCCTGGGGTTACCGCCTGCTGGGCCGGCAGCAGCCGAAACAGGCGCTCGCCGTCTTCCAGCTGGGCGTGCAACTGTACCCGCAAGGGGCGAACGGCCACGACAGCCTGGCCGAAGCGTACGAGGCGGACGGCGCGAAGGCGCTGGCCGTCACGCATTACCGCCGTTCGCTGGAGCTGGACCCGGGCAACGCGCACGCCGTGGCGCGCCTGCGCGTGCTGGCCCCCGATTAGGCCGGCGGGGCCGGCATGGCCAGCACGGCTTCGATCAGTTCGCGTTCATTGTAGGGGCTGTCCGGCAGCACGATATCCGGCTGCAGGAGGACGGGGCCGCCCGTGCCCGACGGCCGCTGGAAGAGCAGGCGCGGCACGCCCAGTTCCAGGCCGCTGTTGGGCAGCACGAAACGCTGCGTGCCGCCACTCTGGCGCGTGCGTGCCTGGCCCGCCGCTCCCACCACCTTGCCAAAGCCAAAGTCCTGCATGACATTGCTCAGAAGTACAGAGGAAGAATACGTGCGGCCGCCCACCAGCAAATAGGTGGCGCCCGAGAAGTGCAGCGGATTGTCCAGTTGGGGCTGCTGCCAGGAAGTGATCTCGCCATCGATGACGTCGCCCAGCTTTTCACTCGCGCTCTCGCGTCCCTTGATGACTTTCTTGCGGTAGGTCGAGGCCCAGCGGTAAGGTTTGTCGGCGATATAGCGCAGCACGCCATCGATCCACATGTCGTCGTTGCCGCCGCCATTCTCCCGCACGTCGATCAGCAGCGTGCGCACGCCCGCCTCTTGCACCTGGCGGAAAGCGTCGGCCGTGAACGCCGTGAATTGCGCCTTGTCTGGCCAGGCGAAGGTATTGATGGTCAGCAATGCAGCCTTGCGGGGCAGCAATTCGAAACGGAATTGCTGTGCGAAACTACCATTGCTGGCCAGGTAGGCGGGCAGGGCGCTGGATCCTGGTACGGTCAATTGCTGGCCTTTGTCAAACTGTAAGGCATAGTTGTCCGGCGCGCCCAGTACTTTCCAGTACAGGAAAGGCCAGCGCAGCGACAGCAGGCTGGCGCGGAACGCGGCCGTGTCACCGTGGCAGCGGCTCAGCAAGTCGGCGACGATCTGCTCAGCCGGCACGCCATTGATGCTGGTGATGTGCATGCCTTGCAGCGGCGACGGCGCACCGCCCAGCTGCGCGCGGATGCGCAGGGCGCCGCTGGCATCCAGGCTCACTTCATAGGGAAAGAAACTGCCGCCCGCGTCGAGGAAAGCCTGGCTTTGCACCAGCGGCCCGGCCGGCGTGAGGGCCAGGTGGCCGTCGGCGTAGAGGGGATTGAGCATGGCAAGCAGGCGCCAGGCCTGGTCCGGCGACATCGGCGCCTGCATTTGCTCTGCAATGTATTTGTAGGCTTGCCGCACGGCGGCGGGATCGGTGGAAAAATCCGGCTGCGGGTGCGTGGCGGCGATCGACTCCTGGACGAAGCGCAAGTCGGTGCGCAGTTGTTCCGGCGTCAACAAGGGCGAGGGCTGGGCCAGCGCCAGGGGCGTCCAGCACAACAGGACCAGGCAGGCTGGCAGGTATTTCAGGCATCGCATCTCATCCTTCCGGGGGCAGGTAAGGGATGCACTTTAATCAAGTTGAGCGGATTCTGCCACCCCTTTGTGGCGGGCGGCAGAACTTGCGTGCCAAGGAGCAAGATCAGGTGACGGGAGGCTGGCGGTGTTCGGCCCCGTGAAGCGCCAGGTAGGCCGTCAGGTTGTCGTCGTGAATGCCCAGGCTGCGCAGCACTTCCCGCGTAAAACTGACGGGCGCCGTGCCCGGTGCCGTGACGACGCGCTGGTCGGCCACGGCCCACGGCACGTCCTGGTACAGGGCGGCGCCCGCATAGCCCGTTTGCAACAGGTTGTCCGCACTGTTGGACGTATGGCGCACGGTGTCGAGCACGCCCGCCTGCGCCAGCACGCGCGTGCCGTCGCAAATGCCGGCCAGCACAATATTCTTGTCGCGGGCGGCGCGCAGCAAGGGGCCGAGGTCCGGCGCCTTGCCGCTTTGCCAGTGGCTGCCGCCACACACCATCAGCAAATCGAGTTCATCAAGCTCAATCTCTTCCAGCGCCAGTTGCGGCGTGACCAGCATGCCACCGGACGAGGTGACGGGCAGGCCGCCCGGCGTGGCGAACTGCGTGTAAAAGCCGTAATACAGGCGCGCCGTGGAATTGAGCAGGGCGGTTTCCCAATCGGCAAAGTTCTCGGTCAGTATGGTGATGGCACGTGTCATGAAAAGTCCTGTCGCGGGTGGAGATATCAATAGTAAGACAGGCTGGCTGGCCTGCCGGTGCCGAAAGCATAATGAAAAGCACTGACAATTTCTGTCAGGAGCGCACATGAAATGATGGTACAAGTTGCAAGGGACTACGCTACAATCGCTGGCCCGTCCGCACGGGCATGTCTCCCTTGCATACCTACCATCTATTGCCCCATGCTGATTCTGTTTTGCCGTGTCCTGCTCAGCATTGCTGGCCTGCTGCTGTTCTTCCTCTTCGATCAGTTAAGTGCGAACGAATGCCTGAAATTGTGCGTCTTGCTGGCGGCCTTCCTGCTGGGCGTGGGCGGCGTGCTGCACGCGTGGCGTGGCAGTTCCAGCGCCAGCGCGCTCACCGTGCTGCTGCGTATCGTGGTGCCCGTGTTTTACCTCGACGCTGCCATCAAGGGTTTTTTGCGTGGCTATTTTGGCATGCGACCGAATCCGAATGCCGTTTTACAGGCGATGTTTGCGACAGATCAAGCGGAAACGGCCGAGTTTTTCCTGCACAACAGCGCCGCGCTGGCGCAATCGGCGGGCTGGTTCGTGCTCGTGACGACGGCCGTGCTGCTGGCCGACCGTTATCTGCAGCGCTGGCAGGCGGCGCGCGCCAGCAGCGTGCCGGGCCTGGCGCAAAAATGCTTTGCCGTCAGCATGGCCGTCTTTCTTGTGCTGCTGCACGTCAATAACACCATGCGGCGCGAAAATCCGGCCCTGTTCTGGCCGCTGCGCTACCAGCAGTACAGCGCGCAGCTGGCAGCGATGCAATCGATGCAGCAGGCGCTGACGACGGCCATGGCCGCGCCGCGCGACTGGCATGTGCGCTATGCGGGCGAGGATGCGCGCACCGTCATCCTGGTGATCGGCGAGAGCACCAACCGCGCTTCGATGTCGCTGTACGGCTACCCGCGCGCCACCACGCCCCGGCTCGATGCCATGCGTGCGAAACTGCTGGTGTTCAACGACGTGATTTCGCCCGCGTCCAGCACGGTGGAATCGATGATGACGATGCTCACGCCGGCCGATATCGGCAACCCCGATGCGTGGATGTCCAAGCCGAATTTGCTGATGCTGGCCGAGGCGGCCGGCTACAAGACGTTCTGGGTCTCGAACCAGACGCGCAACGATGGCTGGATCGGTCTGCTGGCGGGCCAGGCCGATGAAAGCGACTTCATCAACTACGGTACTGGCCGTGGCGAAAACAATTTTGATGGCAACCTGTTCCAGCCGTTCGCCCACGCGCTGGCCGATACGGCGCCGAAAAAGCTCATCGTCGTGCATTTGCTGGGCGCCCATCCCAGCTATGACATGCGCTATCCCAGCCGCTTCGCGCATTTCGACCAGGCGCGGGACGCCGTCAGCGCGCAGATGGTCAGCCAGGGCAGGTCCCGCTGGATACGCAACCAGCGCGATGAGTACGATAATGCCATCCGCTACGGCGATTACGTGCTGGGCACCCTGATCGGCATGGCCGACAAAGCCAAGGCCGGGCGCGCCGCCTCGCTGCTGTTCGTTTCCGACCATGGCCAGGAAGTGGGCTACAACCGCAATCACGCGGGCCATTCCGCCTCCGACAAGAGCGGCTATGAAATTCCCATGTTGATCTGGAACAACCAGCAAGCGCCGCAATCGGGGGCCGCGCGCGCCGCGCTGGAAAGCCGGCCGTATCAGACGGACAAGCTCGATGCGACCGTGCTGGGCTTGTTGAAGATCGAGACGCGCTATTACGCGGCGCATGACGATATCCTCAGCGGCGCCTTTCAGCCCGTGCAGCGTTTCATGAATGGCTTGCAATACCAGCGCGGCACGCCGGCGCTGGTGCGCTGAGCCGCCAATGAAAAAGGCCCGGTCCCGCCGCAAGGTGCGGCGGGACCGGGCCCCTGGAGAACGCGATCGATTACTTCTCGGCGAACGCGCGCTCGACAACGAAGTCGCCAGGCGTCGAGGTATTGCCTTCCTTGAAACCACGCGCTTCCAGCATTTCTTTCAGGTCGCGCAGCATGTCCGAGCTGCCGCAGATCATGACGCGGTCTTCGGCCGGGTTCAGCGCCGGCAAGCCCAGGTCTTCGGCCAGTTTGCCGTTCTCGATCAGCGCCGTGATGCGGCCCATGTTGCGGAAATCTTCGCGCGTGACGGTCGGGTAATAGCGCAGCTTGTCGCTGACCATTTCGCCCAGGAATTCATGCTTCGGCAGGTGCTCTTCCAGCAGCTCGCGGTAGGCCAGTTCATCGACCTGGCGCACGCCGTGCACGAGGATCAGCTGGTCGAAGCGCTCGTAGATGTCCGGATCGCGCACGATGCTGAGGAATGGCGCCAGGCCCGTGCCCGTCGACAGCATGTACAGGCGCTTGCCTGGCAGCAGGTAGTCGGACACCAGGGTGCCCGTCGGCTTGCGGCCGACGATGACGGTGTCGCCCACTTGCAAATGTTGCAAACGCGACGTCAATGGACCGCCCGGTACCTTGATGCTGAAAAATTCCAGGTGCTCTTCGTAATTGGCGCTGGCGATACTGTAGGCGCGCAGCAAGGGCTTGCCATCGACGCGCAGGCCGATCATGGTGAAATGGCCATTCGAGAAACGCAGCGACGGGTCGCGCGTGGTGGTAAAGGAGAACAGGGTATCCGTCCAGTGGTGCACGCTTAAAACGCGCTCTTCATTCATCGAACTCATAGTATTTGTTGGCTGGTCAAAAAAATGGTTAGTTGCTGGCAACTGCTGGCAAAAGTGAAACCCTGTGTAGGCCCAGACGCTATTGTACTGGCGTCCACACGAAATTGTTACCGTCTATCGCCGCCAATGCTGCCGCACGCGGTGCCGACATTATAGTGCGAATGGCAAGGCGGGGCTGAAATTCGCCCGGAAACGGGCGGTGGGCATGCGCTCTCTTGACCTGGCTCAGTTTTTCAAGGCGCCGCTCCAGGGCTGCCGCCCGCGCGTGCTGGCGCGGGCGCGGCGGCGCCCAGGAAGCGCCGGCGCAGGGCGGTATTCGCCGGTTCGGACACCCAGCGGGCCACGAGGGCGGCCGCCAGCGCCGTCGCTGCGAGGAACAGCGCCAGCCACGGCAGGCGCTCCGCGTAGCCCAGGCCCGCCTTGTCGACCACGTTACGCATGCCCGCCAGCACGATGATATGGAACAAGTACAGCTCGTAGCTGTGCCGTCCCAGCCATTGCAGCGGGCCGGAGCGGCCCTGGCTGGCCGCCTGGCCCGCCGTGGCGCCCACGATGAAGGCGGCGCTGGCCAGCGCGATCAGGGTAAAACCGAAGACTTCATGGCCGCCGATGCCGCGCACGTA of Janthinobacterium sp. PAMC25594 contains these proteins:
- a CDS encoding metallophosphoesterase; translated protein: MADLVSGSNAHVFGLARPQAGRAASLHQAPPRNTAFRDLPPPTGSAPFRLDLKDVVAPAVYEAIVRNRKLVFHLNGDMGGIEYAVPQELVAKGMENDFQADASEPPAFLYVTGDCVYFNGQVSEYYKQFYQPYEFYLAPVFAVPGNHDGDNLPDDQTLDGFVRNFCAPQPVKMPESGDSHRTAMVQPNVYWTLLTPQASIVGLYSNVPAGGEIRAPQKEWLVSELSTLPRELPLLLALHHPIYSADDHHSGSTYMKDLVAQASAEAGRHPDAILAGHVHNYQRLTRANGDGGKTLFLVTGAGGYHNLHQIMKVNGQRLIAPAVFHDGDGDAVTLENYSDDHHGFLRVELSDGVMQGQYYEVPRPQEPFSKGSHLLDHFRFDFRQKAYLPNTPS
- a CDS encoding serine hydrolase, with amino-acid sequence MHTRFPSALLILALGAALAPDALAATAAPANGRQASRAERDIAAFVQDEMRERRIPGLQIAVIRHGKVVLSRNFGLASLQYQVPVTDASLFSINSATKAFTGVAVMQLVQQGKIDLAAPIGQYLAGLPSAWQAVTVTQLLNHTSGLPDVLDQRSGKLVGPQPDDADAAWTAVRALPVEAAPGQRFRYNQTNYVLLAQLIERQGGQPFTNFIQRRQFDVAGMPHSGFGDAKDVVVGKASSYVLERGGNAYRNVIEDFPVFMRAGACINSNAGELANWLIALRSGRCGRGACWRPPAWSGCGSRPA
- a CDS encoding serine hydrolase encodes the protein MLAPASVERLWQPTSLNDGKPAPWTLGWPSIGRGDHRAVAGIGGARSAFYVYPDDGLAIIILSNLAGGQPEQLIDTVAGFYLPALRQQRGGAYAAHLLRNKAASTGFEGLEQKLAAIRRQHGL
- a CDS encoding S41 family peptidase produces the protein MRCLKYLPACLVLLCWTPLALAQPSPLLTPEQLRTDLRFVQESIAATHPQPDFSTDPAAVRQAYKYIAEQMQAPMSPDQAWRLLAMLNPLYADGHLALTPAGPLVQSQAFLDAGGSFFPYEVSLDASGALRIRAQLGGAPSPLQGMHITSINGVPAEQIVADLLSRCHGDTAAFRASLLSLRWPFLYWKVLGAPDNYALQFDKGQQLTVPGSSALPAYLASNGSFAQQFRFELLPRKAALLTINTFAWPDKAQFTAFTADAFRQVQEAGVRTLLIDVRENGGGNDDMWIDGVLRYIADKPYRWASTYRKKVIKGRESASEKLGDVIDGEITSWQQPQLDNPLHFSGATYLLVGGRTYSSSVLLSNVMQDFGFGKVVGAAGQARTRQSGGTQRFVLPNSGLELGVPRLLFQRPSGTGGPVLLQPDIVLPDSPYNERELIEAVLAMPAPPA
- a CDS encoding type 1 glutamine amidotransferase family protein; the protein is MTRAITILTENFADWETALLNSTARLYYGFYTQFATPGGLPVTSSGGMLVTPQLALEEIELDELDLLMVCGGSHWQSGKAPDLGPLLRAARDKNIVLAGICDGTRVLAQAGVLDTVRHTSNSADNLLQTGYAGAALYQDVPWAVADQRVVTAPGTAPVSFTREVLRSLGIHDDNLTAYLALHGAEHRQPPVT
- a CDS encoding phosphoethanolamine transferase, encoding MLILFCRVLLSIAGLLLFFLFDQLSANECLKLCVLLAAFLLGVGGVLHAWRGSSSASALTVLLRIVVPVFYLDAAIKGFLRGYFGMRPNPNAVLQAMFATDQAETAEFFLHNSAALAQSAGWFVLVTTAVLLADRYLQRWQAARASSVPGLAQKCFAVSMAVFLVLLHVNNTMRRENPALFWPLRYQQYSAQLAAMQSMQQALTTAMAAPRDWHVRYAGEDARTVILVIGESTNRASMSLYGYPRATTPRLDAMRAKLLVFNDVISPASSTVESMMTMLTPADIGNPDAWMSKPNLLMLAEAAGYKTFWVSNQTRNDGWIGLLAGQADESDFINYGTGRGENNFDGNLFQPFAHALADTAPKKLIVVHLLGAHPSYDMRYPSRFAHFDQARDAVSAQMVSQGRSRWIRNQRDEYDNAIRYGDYVLGTLIGMADKAKAGRAASLLFVSDHGQEVGYNRNHAGHSASDKSGYEIPMLIWNNQQAPQSGAARAALESRPYQTDKLDATVLGLLKIETRYYAAHDDILSGAFQPVQRFMNGLQYQRGTPALVR
- a CDS encoding ferredoxin--NADP reductase — translated: MSSMNEERVLSVHHWTDTLFSFTTTRDPSLRFSNGHFTMIGLRVDGKPLLRAYSIASANYEEHLEFFSIKVPGGPLTSRLQHLQVGDTVIVGRKPTGTLVSDYLLPGKRLYMLSTGTGLAPFLSIVRDPDIYERFDQLILVHGVRQVDELAYRELLEEHLPKHEFLGEMVSDKLRYYPTVTREDFRNMGRITALIENGKLAEDLGLPALNPAEDRVMICGSSDMLRDLKEMLEARGFKEGNTSTPGDFVVERAFAEK